The DNA window TATCTTGCGATAGAATAATCTTAGATTTCAACAAGATTTGATACATCAAAACCAGTATTTCAATGGCTGCTACTAACACAGCTAATGTATGGAGACAGGAGGAGAATCCTTCTAGTCCGTACTATGTTCATCCAAGCGAGAACACATCAATCTCCTTGGTTTCACCTATTCTTGATGGAACAAACTATCACTCTTGGTCAAGAGGCATGAAAATGGCATTGATTGCGAAGAATAAAAAATGTTTCATTGATGGAACAGTACCTGTACCCGGCAGAGACAACTCTATGGTTAATGTTTGGGAGAGATGCAACAATCTGGTATTATCATGGATTTACAACTCAGTGAGTCCAGCAATTCATAAAAGTATTGAATGGATTGACAGTGCCTTGGAAGCATGGCTTGATCTACAGTCTCGTTTTTCCCAAGGTGATGCTTATAGAATTTCTGATATTCAGGAAGAATTATATGCTTTTAAACAGAACACATTATCTGTTGTTGAATATTATACTCACCTTAAGGAACTGTGGAATGAATTATCCAATTTGAGACCTGCTCCTCACTGTAAATGCAATCCACAGTGTCAATGTGGTGCATTAGTGACTATTAAGGAATACATAGAAAGTGATTATGTCATCAGATTTTTGAAAGGATTAAATGAGAACTTTGTTACAATCAAGTCTCAAATCCTGCTGATGGAACCTTTGCCTAAGATTAACAGAGTTTTTTCAATGGCAATACAACATGAAAGACAGTTTGGTATTCCTGTTGCTACTATGATTGAACCAAATGTATTCTATGCCAAAACACAAATGGGGAATGGATTGTTGCCAAAACCTCAGTTTGGTGCAGGACATAGCAATACTGGACAGAAGAAATTCTACAATCAAGGACCTCAGGGTCTCAAATGTACTTACTGTGGTATGACAAACCATACTGTGGATAATTGCTATAAAAAGCATGGATATCCACCAGACTTTAAGTCTAAAGGAAAACAAACTCAGAGCTATGCAAATCAAGTGGAGTCAGATAACACTATGATGAGCACAATAGCACAAAATGTTGAGAATCTGAGAATTGCAGACAATGAGCAAGGACAAGGGCAGGATAATATGATTCATATGACCTCAGAGGAATATGCAGCATTAATGCAGCAGGTGAACTCTTCTGTGAAAGCCAACAGTCAGCCTCATGTCAACACCATTTCTACTTCTTTCAATCCAGTTCAAAATGAGCAAGGTAAAATTTCTTACTCATGTTCAGTATATTCTCATTTGCATAAAGACACTTGGATTGTGGACTCTGGAGCCACTGATCATATAATTTgttctttaaaaagttttttgAACTATAAAAAGGTTTTCAATGTTTTTGTGCATTTGCCAAATGGTCAAAAAATCCCAGTTGAACACATTGGAACAGTACAACTCTCTTCTTCTTTTATTCTTACCGACGCCTTACACATACCTCAATTTTCATTCAACCTCATTTCCACAAGCCAGTTAACAAATTCTCAGAGATATTATGTTCTCTTACATTATAATTATTGCTTTATCCAGGATCTCCATACCTCGAAGATGATTGGT is part of the Mercurialis annua linkage group LG3, ddMerAnnu1.2, whole genome shotgun sequence genome and encodes:
- the LOC130015293 gene encoding uncharacterized protein LOC130015293, yielding MAATNTANVWRQEENPSSPYYVHPSENTSISLVSPILDGTNYHSWSRGMKMALIAKNKKCFIDGTVPVPGRDNSMVNVWERCNNLVLSWIYNSVSPAIHKSIEWIDSALEAWLDLQSRFSQGDAYRISDIQEELYAFKQNTLSVVEYYTHLKELWNELSNLRPAPHCKCNPQCQCGALVTIKEYIESDYVIRFLKGLNENFVTIKSQILLMEPLPKINRVFSMAIQHERQFGIPVATMIEPNVFYAKTQMGNGLLPKPQFGAGHSNTGQKKFYNQGPQGLKCTYCGMTNHTVDNCYKKHGYPPDFKSKGKQTQSYANQVESDNTMMSTIAQNVENLRIADNEQGQGQDNMIHMTSEEYAALMQQVNSSVKANSQPHVNTISTSFNPVQNEQGKISYSCSVYSHLHKDTWIVDSGATDHIICSLKSFLNYKKVFNVFVHLPNGQKIPVEHIGTVQLSSSFILTDALHIPQFSFNLISTSQLTNSQRYYVLLHYNYCFIQDLHTSKMIGLAKKIQGLYHLVKPFIATTKMAASTFKTPIDSSQLWHFRLGHPSTPRLKLLQASNPNITLPVNNHCDICHLAKQRKLPFPTSDTIVKNIFDVISVDIWGPFRTVSHNGHRYFLSIVDSKSRFTRIS